In Bombus pyrosoma isolate SC7728 linkage group LG2, ASM1482585v1, whole genome shotgun sequence, a genomic segment contains:
- the LOC122576368 gene encoding serine/threonine-protein kinase MRCK alpha isoform X5 gives MTEIVSKDFGKGQPFRKRDMSDSSQHQYNQPPPDIMPKGLAINGIGGRLRQLESLFIDGPVQGEGRIGHTFSIETLIDILLVLYDECCNSSLRREKTVSDFIEFVKPVATCIKSLQLAREDFEIVKVIGRGAFGEVCVVRMRGSDKVFAMKILNKWEMLKRAETAYFREERDVLVYGDRRWITNLHYAFQDDNNLYLVMDYYCGGDLLTLLSKFEDRLPEDMARFYIAEMVLAIGSIHDLRYVHRDIKPDNVLLDANGHIRLADFGSCLRLFEDGTAQSNVAVGTPDYISPEILRAMEDGQGQYGPECDWWSLGVCMYEMLYGETPFYAESLVETYGKIMNHKNCFDFPADDMYEVSEEAKDLMRKLICSSEFRLGQNGIDDFKKHPWFEGVNWETLRDSTAPYIPEVSSPTDTSNFDVDDTDVRSSDAVPPAANSAFSALHLPFVGFTFTQGSCISDLGCLSAITQKDKRVQILEEENAQLTQALEDLKKQISMSHSSPGISPDSNNATRKLQDEINTLTKRNCELESQLKSMEVPRELRNLDNGDMTKLRELEKLVRSLRSEKEEAIKDKLDVQEKLKLQDKELKDALTQRKLAMAEYTEVTDKLSELRQQKQKLSRQVRDKEEELEVVMQKVDSLRHDIRKAEKLRRELENRVEEAMAETSKERKLRERSEEYCKQMQEETEKIRQRSMGNDASANHALATQEINRLKAEVEKLEVQYNENLNQQQGRFNLEIRSLQEQLHEAETRRDLLEREVQLTKEKLDNARLENITDSEETINELNRRHEREKIMLVEENKKLMLELNTLTDSVNRIQGERRQLEEEYEELRNKKEAIAQWEAQITEIIQWVSDEKDARGYLQALATKMTEELEFLKHSGGVGGVGSGSTMADKNWRNRRSQKLDKMELLNLQSSLQSEIQAKQAISEELTKTRSDLIAAQKELRDFRQRFDTLTHEIKRKEMQIKELQARLDTGDGSALSSKTSRKSPNIVSTKPQRIIVHQPSSPLPVMRASRVTTCRLLTRFVPVNTFISQNAVAIVSPPVLERPTSQMSYLEHFLKETASSTRHGSADSVEADIEDNRAPSISSSKSNLSELSIDPTSPLSHELLNKSSTSHGQTNLQPKPKSHQFLVRTFSAPTKCNHCTSLMVGLTRQGVVCEVCGFACHMPCCDKVPSMCPVPHDQTKRPLGIDPTRGIGTAYEGYVKVPKMGGVKKGWVRQFVVVCDFKLFLYDISPDRNALPSVYVSQVLDMRDEEFSVSSVRDSDVIHATKKDIPCIFRITTSLLEPPGLRNHTLMLADTESEKTKWVVALSELHRILKKNNLPNTTIFRAKELLDNTLALIKNVMSGAIIDPDRLVIGTEEGLFCLDLDRSEIARVGEGKKIYLLEYVTEEQLIVVLSGKQRHVRLVPVRALDGDEVEWIKVAETKGCITLTTGIVRRSPLTYCLCVAIKKQNASQVIIYEITRTKTRHKRIRELMLSCHAQTLQVLSEGRFCVGYPSGFSIYSILGDHHPISLVHSENTLLGFLTYSAVDALRCIELPRGEFLLVFHTLAVYVDSQGRKSRDREIMYPAVPTAVSYCEGYLLVYSETHIDVFDCTTGDWLQTLNVKRARPLNTSGSLTSCVINDMPHVIFLSNLHQRELLNLTPLDASGRQMTKPRRRFSLREGNRAVRPTDRRSKMISAPTNFNHISHMGPGNGIQIQRLLDLPTTLETADQQHSGHHSSSHLHSSQQRLYSPAIQASSKPAPLPPRHPPSDTRRLSSHISRNSGYSPHNGSTSSRRGPAPPRPTATPPSLPRTPVDQVDSESVHLRSHTPLSLGSIASLHDKEHTSGGSPRHSIASNNSSNPSTPPSPAHDHGSSSYDS, from the exons atGACAGAAATAGTATCCAAGGATTTTGGTAAGGGTCAACCTTTTCGAAAAAGAGACATGTCAGATTCGTCGCAGCACCAATATAATCAACCTCCTCCTGATATTATGCCAAAGGGACTTGCAATCAATG gCATAGGAGGAAGGTTGCGCCAATTAGAATCTCTTTTTATTGATGGTCCTGTACAAGGAGAAGGAAGAATAGGCCACACATTTTCTATTGAGACacttattgatattttacttGTCTTATATGATGAATGTTGTAATTCTTCCTTACGACGTGAAAAGACTGTCTcagattttattgaatttg taaaaCCAGTGGCTACTTGCATTAAGAGTTTGCAATTGGCACGGGAGGATTTTGAAATAGTAAAAGTTATTGGTAGAGGTGCATTTGGTGAAGTATGTGTTGTAAGAATGCGTGGTTCAGACAAAGTAtttgcaatgaaaattttgaacaaaTGGGAAATGTTGAAGCGTGCAGAAACTGCATACTTTAGAGAAGAGAGAGATGTACTGGTGTATGGTGATCGTAGATGGATCACAAATCTTCATTATGCCTTTCAAGATGACAATAATTTG TACTTGGTCATGGATTATTACTGTGGTGGAGACCTGTTAACACTGTTGAGCAAATTTGAAGATCGCCTTCCAGAAGATATGGCACGTTTTTACATAGCTGAAATGGTTCTGGCTATTGGGTCCATACATGACTTACGTTATGTACACCGTGATATTAAACCTGATAATGTTTTGTTAGATGCAAATGGTCATATTAGATTAGCAGATTTTGGATCTTGTTTACGATTGTTTGAGGATGGCACTGCACAAAGTAATGTTGCTGTTGGCACACCAGACTACATTTCACCAGAAATCTTAAgg GCAATGGAAGATGGTCAAGGACAATATGGACCTGAATGTGATTGGTGGTCTTTAGGAGTATGCATGTATGAAATGTTATATGGAGAAACACCATTTTATGCAGAATCTCTAGTCGAAACTTATGGAAAAATTATGAACCATAag AATTGCTTTGACTTCCCAGCAGATGACATGTATGAAGTTTCTGAAGAAGCTAAGGATTTAATGAGGAAATTAATATGTAGTTCAGAATTTAGACTAGGTCAAAATGGAATTGATGATTTTAAG AAACATCCATGGTTTGAAGGAGTAAACTGGGAAACTCTTAGAGACAGTACTGCACCTTACATTCCTGAAGTTTCTTCACCAACAGATACATCAAACTTTGATGTTGATGATACAGATGTTCGCAGTTCTGATGCTGTTCCACCAGCAGCAAATTCTGCGTTTTCTGCACTTCATTTACCATTTGTTGGCTTTACTTTCACTCAAGGAAG ttGCATATCTGATCTGGGTTGTTTGTCTGCTATAACTCAAAAGGATAAACGTGTGCAAATATTGGAGGAAGAAAATGCACAACTGACACAAGCActtgaagatttaaaaaaacaaattagcATGAGTCATTCTTCCCCAGGAATATCACCAGATTCTAATAATGCAACAAGAAAACTTcaggatgaaataaatacactTACTAAACGCAACTGtg aaTTAGAATCACAGTTAAAATCCATGGAGGTCCCCCGTGAATTACGCAACTTAGATAACGGTGATATGACAAAACTACgggaattagaaaaattagtaCGCTCTCTTCGAtcagaaaaggaagaagctATTAAAGATAAGTTAGATGTCCAGGAGAAGCTTAAACTTCAAGATAAAGAATTGAAAGATGCATTAACACAACGTAAACTAGCAATGGCTGAATATACCGAAGTTACAGACAAATTATCAGAATTAAGACAgcagaaacaaaaattgtctAGACAAGTCagagataaagaagaagaattggAGGTTGTAATGCAAAAGGTTGATAGCTTACGACATGACATTAGAAAAGCGGAAAAGTTACGTAGAGAATTAGAGAATCGAGTGGAAGAGGCAATGGCTGAAAcgagtaaagaaagaaaattgaggGAACGTAGCGAAGAATATTGTAAGCAAATGCaggaagaaacagagaaaattaGGCAAAGGTCTATGGGAAATGATGCAAGTGCAAATCATGCATTAGCGACACAAGAAATTAATAGGTTAAAAGCAGAAGTGGAAAAACTTGAAGTtcaatataatgaaaatttgaacCAACAACAAGGTAGGTTCAATCTTGAAATTCGTAGTCTCCAAGAACAATTGCATGAAGCTGAAACAAGGAGAGATTTATTGGAAAGGGAAGTTCAgttaacgaaagaaaaattagataatGCAAGATTAGAAAATATCACCGATAGTGAGGAGACTATAAATGAATTGAACAGACGtcatgaaagagaaaaaattatgctagtcgaagaaaacaaaaaacttATGTTAGAACTTAACACTCTTACCGATAGTGTTAATAGAATACAAGGTGAAAGGCGACAATTAGAAGAAGAATATGAGGAACTAAGAAACAAGAAGGAAGCTATTGCACAATGGGAAGCTCAGATTACCGAAATTATTCAGTGGGTATCCGATGAGAAAGATGCTAGAGGATACTTACAG GCATTAGCAACAAAAATGACAgaagaattagaatttttaaaacattctgGCGGTGTAGGTGGTGTAGGAAGTGGTTCTACAATGGCAGATAAAAATTGGCGAAATCGTAGATCACAAAAGCTTGACAAAATGGAGCTTTTGAACCTACAAAGTTCTTTACAAAGTGAAATACAAGCTAAGCAGGCAATATCTGAAGAACTTACAAAGACGCGTTCAGATTTAATTGCTGCtcaaaa GGAATTAAGAGATTTCAGACAACGATTCGATACACTCACGCACGAGATAAAACGTaaagaaatgcaaataaaagagtTGCAAGCGAGACTTGACACAGGCGATGGCT CTGCCCTATCCAGCAAAACGTCAAGAAAATCTCCAAACATCGTTAGCACCAAACCCCAACGCATCATCGTACATCAGCCGTCGTCACCCCTACCAGTAATGCGTGCTTCCCGCGTCACGACATGTCGCTTATTAACTAGATTCGTTCCCGTCAACACATTCATCAGTCAGAATGCCGTCGCCATCGTATCGCCACCCG tTTTAGAACGTCCTACATCTCAAATGTCATATTTGGAACATTTCTTGAAAGAAACTGCAAGCAGTACACGTCATGGAAGTGCAGATAGTGTAGAAGCCGATATCGAAGATAATCGAGCACCAAGTATCTCCAGCAGTAAAAGCAACTTATCTGAACTCAGTATT gaTCCCACATCTCCGTTATCTCATGAACTTCTCAATAAATCATCAACATCTCATGGACAAACCAATCTTCAACCAAAACCAAAATCTCACCAATTCTTAGTAAGAACATTTTCAGCACCTACAAAATGTAATCATTGCACTTCACTGATGGTAGGTTTAACCAGGCAAGGAGTTGTATGTGAAGTTTGTGGCTTTGCATGTCATATGCCCTGTTGTGATAAAGTTCCATCAATGTGTCCTGTGCCACATGATCAAA CAAAACGACCACTGGGTATTGATCCTACACGAGGAATAGGTACAGCTTACGAAGGATATGTTAAAGTGCCAAAAATGGGTGGAGTGAAAAAGGGCTGGGTTCGTCAATTTGTGGTGGTTTGCGacttcaaattatttctttatgatATTTCACCAGATCGTAATGCATTACCATCTGTTTACGTGTCTCAAGTCTTGGACATGCGGGACGAAGAATTCAGCGTTAGTTCTGTTCGAGATTCGGATGTTATACATGCTACAAAGAAAGATATTCCATGTATATTTAGG ATAACGACATCTCTACTAGAACCACCTGGTTTAAGAAATCACACGTTAATGCTTGCAGACACTGAAAGTGAAAAAACAAAGTGGGTAGTTGCTTTAAGTGAATTACatagaatattaaagaaaaacaatCTTCCTAATACAACg ATTTTTAgagcaaaagaattactagaTAATACATTGGCGCTCATTAAAAATGTGATGTCAGGAGCAATTATTGATCCAGATCGTCTAGTCATTGGCACAGAAGAAGGTCTCTTCTGTTTAGATTTAGATCGTAGCG AAATTGCAAGAGTAGGAGAAggcaagaaaatatatttactggAATATGTAACAGAAGAACAATTAATAGTAGTTTTAAGTGGAAAACAACGTCATGTACGGCTGGTCCCAGTACGTGCATTGGATGGAGACGAAGTTGAATGGATTAAAGTTGCAGAAACTAAAGGATGTATAACTTTAACGACCGGGATAGTCCGTCGCAGTCCACTAACTTATTGTTTGTGTGTTGCCATAAAGAAGCAG AATGCATCACAAGtcattatttatgaaattacacGTACGAAAACACGTCATAAACGTATACGTGAACTGATGTTATCATGTCATGCACAAACTTTGCAAGTTCTTTCTGAAGGTCGCTTCTGTGTCGGATATCCTTCCGGATTTTCTATCTACAGCATCTTAGGAGACCATCACcctattt cATTGGTCCATTCTGAGAATACGCTCTTAGGTTTTCTTACATACAGTGCTGTGGATGCTTTACGCTGTATCGAATTGCCACGTGGTGAATTCTTATTAGTCTTCCATACATTAGCAGTTTATGTCGACAGTCAAGGCAGAAAGAGTAGAGATCGTGAAATTATGTATCCTGCTGTTCCTACAGCAGTTA GTTATTGTGAAGGCTACTTACTAGTTTACAGCGAGACTCACATCGACGTGTTTGACTGTACAACTGGAGATTGGTTACAAACACTTAATGTGAAGCGAGCACGACCACTCAATACTTCAGGTTCTTTAACGTCCTGTGTCATTAACGATATGCCACATGTTATTTTTCTGAGCAATTTACATCAAC GAGAACTACTTAATTTAACACCACTAGATGCAAGTGGTAGACAAATGACAAAACCACGAAGGAGATTTTCATTAAGAGAAGGAAATAGGGCTGTTCGTCCTACTGATAGACGTTCCAAAATGATATCTGCTCCGACGAATTTTAATCATATCAGTCATATGGGTCCGGGTAATGGAATACAG attcAACGATTGTTAGACCTGCCTACTACACTTGAAACAGCTGATCAACAACATAGTGGTCATCACAGTAGCTCTCATCTTCATAGCAGCCAACAAAGA ttGTATAGTCCTGCAATTCAAGCATCAAGTAAACCAGCGCCACTGCCGCCTAGGCATCCACCTTCTGATACCCGACGTCTTAGTTCTCATATATCCAGAAATTCCGGATATTCACCGCATAACG gTTCAACATCATCACGCAGAGGACCGGCACCGCCACGACCAACTGCTACCCCACCTTCGTTACCCCGTACTCCTGTGGACCAAGTTGATTCGGAATCTGTGCATCTACGATCGCATACTCCACTTTCTCTTGGTAGCATCGCATCTTTACACGACAAG GAACACACCTCTGGTGGAAGTCCTAGACATTCAATAGCTTCAAACAACAGTTCAAATCCATCGACGCCACCAAGTCCCGCTCATGATCATGGTTCATCTTCATatgattcataa
- the LOC122576368 gene encoding serine/threonine-protein kinase Genghis Khan isoform X2, which yields MTEIVSKDFGKGQPFRKRDMSDSSQHQYNQPPPDIMPKGLAINGIGGRLRQLESLFIDGPVQGEGRIGHTFSIETLIDILLVLYDECCNSSLRREKTVSDFIEFVKPVATCIKSLQLAREDFEIVKVIGRGAFGEVCVVRMRGSDKVFAMKILNKWEMLKRAETAYFREERDVLVYGDRRWITNLHYAFQDDNNLYLVMDYYCGGDLLTLLSKFEDRLPEDMARFYIAEMVLAIGSIHDLRYVHRDIKPDNVLLDANGHIRLADFGSCLRLFEDGTAQSNVAVGTPDYISPEILRAMEDGQGQYGPECDWWSLGVCMYEMLYGETPFYAESLVETYGKIMNHKNCFDFPADDMYEVSEEAKDLMRKLICSSEFRLGQNGIDDFKKHPWFEGVNWETLRDSTAPYIPEVSSPTDTSNFDVDDTDVRSSDAVPPAANSAFSALHLPFVGFTFTQGSCISDLGCLSAITQKDKRVQILEEENAQLTQALEDLKKQISMSHSSPGISPDSNNATRKLQDEINTLTKRNCELESQLKSMEVPRELRNLDNGDMTKLRELEKLVRSLRSEKEEAIKDKLDVQEKLKLQDKELKDALTQRKLAMAEYTEVTDKLSELRQQKQKLSRQVRDKEEELEVVMQKVDSLRHDIRKAEKLRRELENRVEEAMAETSKERKLRERSEEYCKQMQEETEKIRQRSMGNDASANHALATQEINRLKAEVEKLEVQYNENLNQQQGRFNLEIRSLQEQLHEAETRRDLLEREVQLTKEKLDNARLENITDSEETINELNRRHEREKIMLVEENKKLMLELNTLTDSVNRIQGERRQLEEEYEELRNKKEAIAQWEAQITEIIQWVSDEKDARGYLQALATKMTEELEFLKHSGGVGGVGSGSTMADKNWRNRRSQKLDKMELLNLQSSLQSEIQAKQAISEELTKTRSDLIAAQKELRDFRQRFDTLTHEIKRKEMQIKELQARLDTGDGFLERPTSQMSYLEHFLKETASSTRHGSADSVEADIEDNRAPSISSSKSNLSELSIDPTSPLSHELLNKSSTSHGQTNLQPKPKSHQFLVRTFSAPTKCNHCTSLMVGLTRQGVVCEVCGFACHMPCCDKVPSMCPVPHDQTKRPLGIDPTRGIGTAYEGYVKVPKMGGVKKGWVRQFVVVCDFKLFLYDISPDRNALPSVYVSQVLDMRDEEFSVSSVRDSDVIHATKKDIPCIFRITTSLLEPPGLRNHTLMLADTESEKTKWVVALSELHRILKKNNLPNTTIFRAKELLDNTLALIKNVMSGAIIDPDRLVIGTEEGLFCLDLDRSEIARVGEGKKIYLLEYVTEEQLIVVLSGKQRHVRLVPVRALDGDEVEWIKVAETKGCITLTTGIVRRSPLTYCLCVAIKKQNASQVIIYEITRTKTRHKRIRELMLSCHAQTLQVLSEGRFCVGYPSGFSIYSILGDHHPISLVHSENTLLGFLTYSAVDALRCIELPRGEFLLVFHTLAVYVDSQGRKSRDREIMYPAVPTAVSYCEGYLLVYSETHIDVFDCTTGDWLQTLNVKRARPLNTSGSLTSCVINDMPHVIFLSNLHQHASGRQMTKPRRRFSLREGNRAVRPTDRRSKMISAPTNFNHISHMGPGNGIQIQRLLDLPTTLETADQQHSGHHSSSHLHSSQQRLYSPAIQASSKPAPLPPRHPPSDTRRLSSHISRNSGYSPHNGSTSSRRGPAPPRPTATPPSLPRTPVDQVDSESVHLRSHTPLSLGSIASLHDKEHTSGGSPRHSIASNNSSNPSTPPSPAHDHGSSSYDS from the exons atGACAGAAATAGTATCCAAGGATTTTGGTAAGGGTCAACCTTTTCGAAAAAGAGACATGTCAGATTCGTCGCAGCACCAATATAATCAACCTCCTCCTGATATTATGCCAAAGGGACTTGCAATCAATG gCATAGGAGGAAGGTTGCGCCAATTAGAATCTCTTTTTATTGATGGTCCTGTACAAGGAGAAGGAAGAATAGGCCACACATTTTCTATTGAGACacttattgatattttacttGTCTTATATGATGAATGTTGTAATTCTTCCTTACGACGTGAAAAGACTGTCTcagattttattgaatttg taaaaCCAGTGGCTACTTGCATTAAGAGTTTGCAATTGGCACGGGAGGATTTTGAAATAGTAAAAGTTATTGGTAGAGGTGCATTTGGTGAAGTATGTGTTGTAAGAATGCGTGGTTCAGACAAAGTAtttgcaatgaaaattttgaacaaaTGGGAAATGTTGAAGCGTGCAGAAACTGCATACTTTAGAGAAGAGAGAGATGTACTGGTGTATGGTGATCGTAGATGGATCACAAATCTTCATTATGCCTTTCAAGATGACAATAATTTG TACTTGGTCATGGATTATTACTGTGGTGGAGACCTGTTAACACTGTTGAGCAAATTTGAAGATCGCCTTCCAGAAGATATGGCACGTTTTTACATAGCTGAAATGGTTCTGGCTATTGGGTCCATACATGACTTACGTTATGTACACCGTGATATTAAACCTGATAATGTTTTGTTAGATGCAAATGGTCATATTAGATTAGCAGATTTTGGATCTTGTTTACGATTGTTTGAGGATGGCACTGCACAAAGTAATGTTGCTGTTGGCACACCAGACTACATTTCACCAGAAATCTTAAgg GCAATGGAAGATGGTCAAGGACAATATGGACCTGAATGTGATTGGTGGTCTTTAGGAGTATGCATGTATGAAATGTTATATGGAGAAACACCATTTTATGCAGAATCTCTAGTCGAAACTTATGGAAAAATTATGAACCATAag AATTGCTTTGACTTCCCAGCAGATGACATGTATGAAGTTTCTGAAGAAGCTAAGGATTTAATGAGGAAATTAATATGTAGTTCAGAATTTAGACTAGGTCAAAATGGAATTGATGATTTTAAG AAACATCCATGGTTTGAAGGAGTAAACTGGGAAACTCTTAGAGACAGTACTGCACCTTACATTCCTGAAGTTTCTTCACCAACAGATACATCAAACTTTGATGTTGATGATACAGATGTTCGCAGTTCTGATGCTGTTCCACCAGCAGCAAATTCTGCGTTTTCTGCACTTCATTTACCATTTGTTGGCTTTACTTTCACTCAAGGAAG ttGCATATCTGATCTGGGTTGTTTGTCTGCTATAACTCAAAAGGATAAACGTGTGCAAATATTGGAGGAAGAAAATGCACAACTGACACAAGCActtgaagatttaaaaaaacaaattagcATGAGTCATTCTTCCCCAGGAATATCACCAGATTCTAATAATGCAACAAGAAAACTTcaggatgaaataaatacactTACTAAACGCAACTGtg aaTTAGAATCACAGTTAAAATCCATGGAGGTCCCCCGTGAATTACGCAACTTAGATAACGGTGATATGACAAAACTACgggaattagaaaaattagtaCGCTCTCTTCGAtcagaaaaggaagaagctATTAAAGATAAGTTAGATGTCCAGGAGAAGCTTAAACTTCAAGATAAAGAATTGAAAGATGCATTAACACAACGTAAACTAGCAATGGCTGAATATACCGAAGTTACAGACAAATTATCAGAATTAAGACAgcagaaacaaaaattgtctAGACAAGTCagagataaagaagaagaattggAGGTTGTAATGCAAAAGGTTGATAGCTTACGACATGACATTAGAAAAGCGGAAAAGTTACGTAGAGAATTAGAGAATCGAGTGGAAGAGGCAATGGCTGAAAcgagtaaagaaagaaaattgaggGAACGTAGCGAAGAATATTGTAAGCAAATGCaggaagaaacagagaaaattaGGCAAAGGTCTATGGGAAATGATGCAAGTGCAAATCATGCATTAGCGACACAAGAAATTAATAGGTTAAAAGCAGAAGTGGAAAAACTTGAAGTtcaatataatgaaaatttgaacCAACAACAAGGTAGGTTCAATCTTGAAATTCGTAGTCTCCAAGAACAATTGCATGAAGCTGAAACAAGGAGAGATTTATTGGAAAGGGAAGTTCAgttaacgaaagaaaaattagataatGCAAGATTAGAAAATATCACCGATAGTGAGGAGACTATAAATGAATTGAACAGACGtcatgaaagagaaaaaattatgctagtcgaagaaaacaaaaaacttATGTTAGAACTTAACACTCTTACCGATAGTGTTAATAGAATACAAGGTGAAAGGCGACAATTAGAAGAAGAATATGAGGAACTAAGAAACAAGAAGGAAGCTATTGCACAATGGGAAGCTCAGATTACCGAAATTATTCAGTGGGTATCCGATGAGAAAGATGCTAGAGGATACTTACAG GCATTAGCAACAAAAATGACAgaagaattagaatttttaaaacattctgGCGGTGTAGGTGGTGTAGGAAGTGGTTCTACAATGGCAGATAAAAATTGGCGAAATCGTAGATCACAAAAGCTTGACAAAATGGAGCTTTTGAACCTACAAAGTTCTTTACAAAGTGAAATACAAGCTAAGCAGGCAATATCTGAAGAACTTACAAAGACGCGTTCAGATTTAATTGCTGCtcaaaa GGAATTAAGAGATTTCAGACAACGATTCGATACACTCACGCACGAGATAAAACGTaaagaaatgcaaataaaagagtTGCAAGCGAGACTTGACACAGGCGATGGCT tTTTAGAACGTCCTACATCTCAAATGTCATATTTGGAACATTTCTTGAAAGAAACTGCAAGCAGTACACGTCATGGAAGTGCAGATAGTGTAGAAGCCGATATCGAAGATAATCGAGCACCAAGTATCTCCAGCAGTAAAAGCAACTTATCTGAACTCAGTATT gaTCCCACATCTCCGTTATCTCATGAACTTCTCAATAAATCATCAACATCTCATGGACAAACCAATCTTCAACCAAAACCAAAATCTCACCAATTCTTAGTAAGAACATTTTCAGCACCTACAAAATGTAATCATTGCACTTCACTGATGGTAGGTTTAACCAGGCAAGGAGTTGTATGTGAAGTTTGTGGCTTTGCATGTCATATGCCCTGTTGTGATAAAGTTCCATCAATGTGTCCTGTGCCACATGATCAAA CAAAACGACCACTGGGTATTGATCCTACACGAGGAATAGGTACAGCTTACGAAGGATATGTTAAAGTGCCAAAAATGGGTGGAGTGAAAAAGGGCTGGGTTCGTCAATTTGTGGTGGTTTGCGacttcaaattatttctttatgatATTTCACCAGATCGTAATGCATTACCATCTGTTTACGTGTCTCAAGTCTTGGACATGCGGGACGAAGAATTCAGCGTTAGTTCTGTTCGAGATTCGGATGTTATACATGCTACAAAGAAAGATATTCCATGTATATTTAGG ATAACGACATCTCTACTAGAACCACCTGGTTTAAGAAATCACACGTTAATGCTTGCAGACACTGAAAGTGAAAAAACAAAGTGGGTAGTTGCTTTAAGTGAATTACatagaatattaaagaaaaacaatCTTCCTAATACAACg ATTTTTAgagcaaaagaattactagaTAATACATTGGCGCTCATTAAAAATGTGATGTCAGGAGCAATTATTGATCCAGATCGTCTAGTCATTGGCACAGAAGAAGGTCTCTTCTGTTTAGATTTAGATCGTAGCG AAATTGCAAGAGTAGGAGAAggcaagaaaatatatttactggAATATGTAACAGAAGAACAATTAATAGTAGTTTTAAGTGGAAAACAACGTCATGTACGGCTGGTCCCAGTACGTGCATTGGATGGAGACGAAGTTGAATGGATTAAAGTTGCAGAAACTAAAGGATGTATAACTTTAACGACCGGGATAGTCCGTCGCAGTCCACTAACTTATTGTTTGTGTGTTGCCATAAAGAAGCAG AATGCATCACAAGtcattatttatgaaattacacGTACGAAAACACGTCATAAACGTATACGTGAACTGATGTTATCATGTCATGCACAAACTTTGCAAGTTCTTTCTGAAGGTCGCTTCTGTGTCGGATATCCTTCCGGATTTTCTATCTACAGCATCTTAGGAGACCATCACcctattt cATTGGTCCATTCTGAGAATACGCTCTTAGGTTTTCTTACATACAGTGCTGTGGATGCTTTACGCTGTATCGAATTGCCACGTGGTGAATTCTTATTAGTCTTCCATACATTAGCAGTTTATGTCGACAGTCAAGGCAGAAAGAGTAGAGATCGTGAAATTATGTATCCTGCTGTTCCTACAGCAGTTA GTTATTGTGAAGGCTACTTACTAGTTTACAGCGAGACTCACATCGACGTGTTTGACTGTACAACTGGAGATTGGTTACAAACACTTAATGTGAAGCGAGCACGACCACTCAATACTTCAGGTTCTTTAACGTCCTGTGTCATTAACGATATGCCACATGTTATTTTTCTGAGCAATTTACATCAAC ATGCAAGTGGTAGACAAATGACAAAACCACGAAGGAGATTTTCATTAAGAGAAGGAAATAGGGCTGTTCGTCCTACTGATAGACGTTCCAAAATGATATCTGCTCCGACGAATTTTAATCATATCAGTCATATGGGTCCGGGTAATGGAATACAG attcAACGATTGTTAGACCTGCCTACTACACTTGAAACAGCTGATCAACAACATAGTGGTCATCACAGTAGCTCTCATCTTCATAGCAGCCAACAAAGA ttGTATAGTCCTGCAATTCAAGCATCAAGTAAACCAGCGCCACTGCCGCCTAGGCATCCACCTTCTGATACCCGACGTCTTAGTTCTCATATATCCAGAAATTCCGGATATTCACCGCATAACG gTTCAACATCATCACGCAGAGGACCGGCACCGCCACGACCAACTGCTACCCCACCTTCGTTACCCCGTACTCCTGTGGACCAAGTTGATTCGGAATCTGTGCATCTACGATCGCATACTCCACTTTCTCTTGGTAGCATCGCATCTTTACACGACAAG GAACACACCTCTGGTGGAAGTCCTAGACATTCAATAGCTTCAAACAACAGTTCAAATCCATCGACGCCACCAAGTCCCGCTCATGATCATGGTTCATCTTCATatgattcataa